The Setaria italica strain Yugu1 chromosome VIII, Setaria_italica_v2.0, whole genome shotgun sequence genome includes the window ctcttccgTCCTCTCCTTTTCATTCTCTTCCCATCGGTGACATCGCCAGGACAAGAACGTCGGGGGCCACGCCATTGGCCGCAGAACAGGGCCCTGCCGCGGACAcgtgggtggcggcgcggcggactgGCCACCATGGCCGGCCTTGGCTCAGCGGCGGCGTCAGGGATAATGGTGGGTGGCGACAAGGGCCGGCCATGCTTGTTCGGCGGCTCTATCGCGCGGCGGCCCGTCGAGGCGAGGGGGGGCTGCGAGGAGCCGAGAGTCGAGGACCGTGGTGGGGCATGCAAAACCGCGTGAGGAAGAAACTATCCGGCCCTCAACGCGGAACCGCTGATTTCTTGGTGCATCAGACTGCGGGATGACGTCGTTTCTGATGGGAGAAACGGATCTATTTTGCTTATCTGTCCTCGTTAATTCCTGTGCAATGTCATCTCTTTTGTTTATGTGTCACACTGTTTAATGCTATATAAACTGGCTGACATGCTCAGCATGAGATAAACAAGGCTGACGAGGAAGATTTGCATGCAAGAGAAAGAGGAGGCAATACCCATATGCACATTAGCGAGGGCATCAGCATCTGCAACTGCGATTACGATCACAATTGCGTTGCATCGCAAGCAACCACCAGTCCGCCACCACCAAAGCTGCTGACTGGACCAGAAGCCCAGAGCACAATTTACTCGATGCAGCTGTTGAAACTCAAAGCTGCAGACAGAGTGAGTGGCAGGCAGCACAGACCACAGAGTAGATCCTGCTGTTCTTGCGTGCGTGTATCTTTATCTGCGTCCGTGCCATGATGACACTGGACATTTAACACCGCCGCCTCGGGGAACGTGGCCGATTCACTCGCGATCTGTTCAGCTCGTCACGCGAAACAGATCGTCAACGTCAACTCATGAGACTTTGATCCGTGAGAAATAACAGCAGGTAGAAAACAGAGCAAGAACTCGGCTCAATGAAGCAGAGCGAAAACAGAGGAAGACGAGACAGAGAGAGGGATTGCATGCGGATCAAAGTAATAAAAAAACAGAGGTTAATTTCCTTTACATCAGGGCTCGATATTCACCACCATCCAAAAAGAACAGAACGAACGGGGTTAAGTAAATCGGCCTAATCTATAGACGACTCTGGTGGGGTTGGTTGGCGAGATCGCCGGAGCCGACTCACTCCCGCGCCGTGGACGAcgacgccagcggcggcggatcaCGCGGTCAGTTGGCGGCGACGTGGATGGCGCCGTTCTTGGCTGCGAGGCAGACGGGGCAGGCGTCCGCCCGGGGCTCGCACGCCTTGCACAGGCACAGGTGAcggcacggcagcagcagcaccgacacctcgccgccgccgcacgcccggCACGCCcacctgctcgccgccgccggggacgacgtGGCCGCgcacgcgccggcgccgtcctcgGCCTCGACGAAGAAGCGGGACTCCGCGtcgtccgccgcggcggcgatgcagGGGTCGGAGTCGCCGAAGCCCTCCTCGGCGGGCTGAATCGCCGGGGcaccagccccgccgccgcggaggaggagggtgtCGAGCGCGGCGCGGAGCCCCGACGCGACGGCCTCGTTGCTGCGCGCCACGCCGCACCACGCCTGGCTCTCGGCGGCGGCCTGCCGCAGCCGCTCCTCGAGctccgccgcgcggcggcgcgcggcgtccagctcggcctcctTCGCGCGCagcagccgcgccgcgcccgccgccgcgccgcgcaccAGCGCCTGGCGCTGCCGCTTGTGCGCCTGCTCCAACCCGGCGCGAAGGCGATCGCACTCGGCGCGCACCAGCGCGTCCACCTCCGCGCCCTGCTGGCACAGCTCCGCCACCAGCGCGTCCGCCACCGACACCGTGGCCGGCCGCCCGCTGGTCGACGCCGTCGCGGAATCCACCATCCGGttcgcggtcgccgccggcgagggcgagCGCTGCGCGACGACAGCCTCCTGCATCCCCGGGATCGGCAGAAGCGCCGCCGACCAGGATGTCACGTACTGCTCGAACTCATCCTCCCTGCCGCGCTTCCGCGACGGCAgcgccacgccaccgccgttGCACGTCAGCTCGCTCTGCGCGGCGCTGACCACGCCGGCGGCGCAGTTGTACTGGTACGCATTGTTGCCCGCGGCAGCTGACAGGAGCGCGCGCATCTGCTCGTCGGccaatccgccgccgccgccgtaagGCGGCAGGCagccggcgaggccggcgaaCTGCGCTTCCACGGCCATGTCGCCAAGTCTTCTTCTTATGAGGGACGGAGAGCAGAGGGGAGGCGACGAGACGAGATCAAGGCTCAAGAGATGGCCGGAGGGAAGGGTAGAGGAGGAAGAGCCTGGAGGCTGGAGCTATATAaagcggcggaggtggcgacgCGCGGTTACCAGCTTACCGCAATAATGGCGCGCCTGCCGCAACGGCCGAGACAAGTTCGCCGTGGTGGGCCCCACCACACGCCTCACAGCTCGGAATGCGtatgctactgctgctgctgccgcagtCTACAGGTGGGGATGGATATGCACACGCCAACTATTTTGTGATCTATAATTAAACAGAGTTGTTGTGACATTATTTTTTCATATTATTTATTGATTCCAACTCGCTAAGAGTTGAATTTGACTATCTCACAGTGTCTATGAAAAGCATCTttatattagaaaaaaaatatgttgcTGAATTTGCAGGTGTCTGATGACAGCCAGCACTTCTGACCATGAAGAGATTATCTAATTCCAATAGCTTGTCTGCTACTTACACAATCAACAAATAAAAGAATAGTACTgcccttttcaaaaaaaaagatagtacTCAACTTGGTCAGATGGATCTGCAATCTATTCAAGAAAATATTCTGATAATAGAATCAAGTAAACAACAGGTACATGGATGAGCTTGAAAGACTCTTTTAAACATAATTTATACATAGTATGAgtattttatatttatatattagtATAATAAGTGCATTGTGATCTCCTCCACTACAATGATCTATCAGCCTAGCTGGGCGGCACAGGTTGGATTCAACGTTGGCAAGACATGTGCATGTGATGGTGGCAAGCGAACCAAACCCAAAACGATCTGTCAGAGCTAGCAAATGCCAAATCTTATCTAGCTAAACAAATCCGCCCAGCAATGATGCTTGATGTGATTCCTTAAAATGGATATAGATTATGTGAAGCACTTTCCTGTGTCTGCTTGCTGTTGAAGTACCTTTACATATATACCACTAATCTTACATAATCACTTAACTCACCATCTAATTTAACCTACAAGCAAGCTCCTCCATGCATCATGATCCAAGATatagtacatatacatctaTGGCTTTGATAGTCATCATATAGTTGGCGAATCAGTGCAATAATCTGGACTATGATTTGGACCGGTGCAATAATCTTCTGGTCCCAAAGTAATGCTGATGCATTTATGATGTCTATGGGTTTTAATTGGTGAAAACTCCAAGGCATATTAACAATTTTTTATTAGTGAAGTTTGTAGGACACGATAATATATTCCAATGTGGGTATCTATGCATTACAAGCAAAGTTTCAATTAATTTCCAAgatttctagattttttttactttcaatGAACATGGATGctatcttcttcttaatgaatgATTGCTCACAAATTAGAGCTATAAGTAGATTTAGTGGGTTTTAAAAATAAGTAGATTTATTAACATGTCAAAGCATCACGTAAAATTAAAAGATTGAAAATAACATAGCAAAAGTACAGATATATTAGCATACAATGTATTACAAAACTACTCCAACATATATGAGTGTGCAGGTGGATCGCAAAATCTTGTCGTAAATATTACTTAGCACCAGAAAAAGGAGATTCCCCGTATCAAATAATGCACTTTCATCATGTTAGACACCACCAGCATGTCATTATTGGAATCGACACAAGTGGGAAACGATGTTTGGAATCTATAAACTCCTGATTAAGAACATCACTGGAAGACCATTTTAGCTTTTCCACATCCTTATTAGAATAGACAGTCAAAATCTCGACATCCTTAGAATAGACAAGTCAAGTTGCAATCAATCCTTAATTAATCAGATCGAAAAATTCCCACCTTTCTCTATTGGCAAGATGTCATTGGGGCAAATTTTGTACTACCTGTCTCCCTCAAATGCATTATTGGACCTCCGATCCCTAGCTCGATTCATGTGTCTTGCTGTCGAAGTACCTTTATGCTCCACTTAATAACTCGCCACCCAATTTGACCAGAAAGCTCCTCCATGCACGCATCGtgatccaagaaaaaaaaataatgtatgTATACATATATGGCTTTTATATAGTCATCATAGTTGGCGAATCAGTTGATTTGTGTACGAACCAGCAAATAATGGCTCCATTTTAGGAAATTTCCTAACACCCACTGTCATCATTGCTGTCGTGTCACTAAGTAGAAAAATGACATTCCATCTTCAACAAAAATCTGGGTCGTTtttgactcgggactaaagcctctttagtcctgggGTCTAAATTTCGTGGTCACGTGgagacccttttgtcccggttggtgttaccaactgagactaaagggtcccctaCGGATGCATTCAAAATGATAGCATCCTCTACTCAGTtggatgtgttgtgtaggtgagatggtaagtaAGCTACGTGCGAGGTAAGAGGTTGCGAATTCGAATCCCGCggacgcgcatatttcgcgtgacttgtgacttggggTCATGTGCGTGGGGAGCCTCCTGGGAATtaacaactgggactaaatgtttgtctttagtcccgggtgaaagacCCAGGACTACagaggggacctttagtccctaATACCcgtgcacgcgcatattttgcgtgacttgtgacttggggACATGCGCGTGGGGGAGCCTCCTGGgaatttagaattttttttagcgCAAAAAcccttaccaactgggactaaatgtttgtctttagtcccgagtgaaaGACCCAGGACTATagaggggacctttagtcccgaataatTAAGcctggttggattttcgagatctatgcgtctctccaaccggaactaatccTCAATTTTCTACGGTGTGTGTGTATGGACTGAACGCACTGCACGTTATCAGAAATATTCTTGATTTGAGTATCAACGAAAATGGTCTATGTGCGTGCATGTGCATACCTGCACAAAAGTCCCAAACTtttcttcctgtttttttttctctcaattCCACGACATATCTTATTCTGCAAGGTTGGATTAGTTGTGTTGGCACTTATCTTTGAGTGACGACACACATCAATTATATGGAATTCAAAATGGTAACCTTATCGACAGCACCATGAGAGGGTGACCATGACCTGACCTGCTGCACATGATACTAGCTTAATAAGGAGATTGGGACTGCATCATGCATGTGGGTTGAATAATTGAGAAAACGGCGATGCCGGCGGGTGTCAGCTTGCTCTGAAGCTTCAAGGTAACGGTACTTTTTAGAAGAAGATTTGGAAGTATTTGCAATTAGAAAATGAAGTGGCTTGGAATGATCGTGAGACGCCACCGCTACACACGCACAAATGTCagcattttggagaaacgacaGCCGGGATGAAACATGAAAGCGAAGTATGGAGAGGCGGGCTACTAGGTCATCGCCTCCTATTCTAAGAACGTGTGGAACATCAGTGAAAAAGACGAGATAGCTAGGAAGCAATCGTCAACAAGGGCTAGTTAGCGCACCCGCAGTTTCTGAAAAGATGGTTGGTGAAGATGCTAGAGTTATTAAAAAAGGAGGGTACATAAATGTTTGTTTGTGGGTTTATTTATTGTGCAGCCCAAGCTCGATCTTCCTTTAGCTGATTTTATAGTTTCgtgatgtatcatgtatgtatAACAGTGTAAGATTTGATGGTTGTGAATCTTGATTCTATTGTGTAATTTTACGAATTTAGGATCTGGGACTAACTGATGGCCTCATTCAATGATTTTCCTCAGTAGAATCTACGATGTTATGATTTAGCAGTTATGATTATGTGATTTCAGATCTTGTATAGAGATTACCTCGGATCCTATTAAAATCTGCAATTTTGACAGCCTATATATCCATTATTTTAAAAAGCAAtttaaatatgaaaaatatccAAACAGCCCGGTGCAGTGGCGTTGATCGGCGATCTAGCCATTTAGGTGCAGCTCAGATCAGAAACTATGGTTGCACACATACATGCACATGACCCATGAGCATGATGATGGTACGGACTTGAAGAAGAGGGATAGATGACTTGTCCTCGATGGTGCACGCAGAAACCGTGACATCGCGAACGGGCTTGTGACAAGTTGATCAGCTGAGTCTAGTAGCACCGGCCTCCAGAGGAGGTCAAGGGTTCGATCCCCGGTGGGGACGAATTTCGGTGGGTTTTTCAGGATTTATTCCTGAGTTGTTGTGGGTACACACGAGTTGGTATTCCGTGTTTCCCGCGCAATAAGGGTGGTAGTAGTCTCTCCAATCTCAAATCTGGTGTGTGTATGGATGTGCCTGTGTGTGCGCGCGGTGTGAGTGTGGTGTGCATGGTTGTGTGCGGCCTATGTATGcaccctctcaaaaaaaatcgTGACATCCGTATGTATGTGACTATCCAGATTGCGTTATATCTACCGCGTGAGTCTACCATCACGGCGTGCACCGCCGGCCGGTATCTCTGCCTCCTCCCCCTATCCGATCTCACTCGTTTGTCGTTTCCCCTTTGATGATATGGGCGCACTAGATGATGGGTCTGTGTACGTGGACGATTCCACAGTGTTTGATAGGACGGGTATAATCGTAAAATGACCTATGCTTTGAGAAGAATTTAGCTCCAtatcaaattataggttgttttgtgtttatatttttttctacatACCTAGATAAActctatatctagatacatatcaaaatgtatgaacttagaaaaagaaaacaaacttaCTGTGCGGAATAAGGGCAAAACAACTTAACTACGAAATGACAATCAAAATGTAGTTACCGGAGTACGGTCATGGATGGATTATTTTATTATGACCAAACGCTACCCGAAAACCGACAGGAGAGCTCTAAAAGCCATCAAGATGTAATTTTGTTGAAAGAAAGAGGATTTTGATTGATTGACTAGAATTGTGTGTTCCCCGGCTTAGCCAGGGCGCCTAATTAGGTGGAAGAAGACCAAACCATGTAGCACGGGCATGTATAGCTTAGCTTGATGAGTGGGTCGCAAAAGGCAGACTCATCAGTTTGACCGACGCGAACTACACGCAGAAGGCCATGAGGGCATCAACCCATCATCCATGcggcagaaagaaagaaagggacgCCGGCCGGCCCGTGGGTCACGCACTGATCGATCGTCGATTTGTACGTAGCGGATATGCTCTCTGCTTGCAAGACACGTATCCATCGGTCGTCCTCTGCTAGGGCACGGTTTTTTCAGCTTATGGCTCGGTTGGGTTCACGCGTGTACGTCCCACGCACGCAGAGATCCATTAGCGCAACTGTTTCTCTATCGCAGAATGTCAAAAGGATGGAGAGAGATGGGTAGAAAAATAAAGGCTGCAGAAGCTCAGAAAAGCTAGCAAGCAAAAGGCATAAACGGATGAGCAATAATGCCATATGCACGATGTAGAATGATCGAGATAGGGCTATGGATATGATTCCATGACGACACCTAACACGGATAGAACAAAAGCCTTGATCGAATGGAGAAAAATGACGCGGTGAAAGTGATATATACCAGGGGAACAACATTAAATGGAAAGAAACACACAAAGGAACAAAAGCTAGTAGCTTGGCTTTCCTGTCCATACAAATGCTTCTATCCAGTATTCCAGTTCATCAAGTTTGTTTATAACAAGAACTCTTTATTGCGTTTTTTTACTCCACAGTTTACTGGTGGTGAAAAATGTGTGAATGACTACGACAAAGGAGCGAGCAAGAATGACTAGCAAATTGGACCAGACAAATTCACGTAATATAATTGCGTGCAAGCTGTGTCCATGTGTTGACACATATGATGGGCACTCCCACTTGGCCGGCATACAGGGACGACGTGAACTGACGTTGCATACGATCGATCTGTGCATCTATCCCAGTCTGTCGTGAAGGACAATAGCAACCAGAAATGGCACGGCAAGGAAACGAACAGATCGATCGACGGACTCCGATGGCTCACGTTGCAGTAGTGACTGCCGgcctgactgactgactgactgggGCTTGAAGCCAAAGCTTCTCTCCCTCCCCTGAAAGCTTGAATGACGCGTACGCGCGTGACATGGCCCACACGGCCTGCGGCTCTGCTCCATGGCCGGCCAGCGCTGGGGGTCGGATTTGAGCTAGCCTCCTTGACCAGCAGTAGCAGCAAGGCAGAAACCATGCATGGACCGATGATCTGATCATCGATGGAGGACGACAGGACCTCCGTAATGCACAGTCATGCTCATGCATGCAGCTCCTTTCATTTCACTGCCTGCCCTCGTTAGCTGATGAAACACAACTCAAGCCCAATGCAACCCAAAGGCGATAAACTTTGAAAGATACGAGTAGCAGCAGACACGTACAGTGCAAACCTCGACCTCCTATATATCCTCGACGTCACGTCAACTTGCCTAGCCGAGTACGAGTAGTCCTCTTCCACGTACAAGTGACAAAGCTGTTGTCGTCACACCGACGTGCAGCGCGTGTATAGTATTTTGCTTCGATGTCATCCCGATGACTAGCTCCTCTGTCCGGCTCGATGGAGCCAGCCATGTCGTTCAGTGGAGGACGTGATCCGTGAGGTATTTGGAGTTCAACACACGGGACGGCAGGAGCACGGAAAACTTGGTCGGACGTCGTATGTGCACGAAAGAAAGAGAAACAGTATGGAGTACTATGGACGAGGACCGGGTCCATTATTTCTGGAAGATCGAGAGAGAAAatagagaagaagaagatcgtcAAAACGTAGCAGCAGTCAGTGCGCTAACCCACCAGCAGTGTAGCGTGCAGTTTCAGACTCGCTACTCGTACGTGAGAGGAAACTTTGGCCGGCAGTGCGAAAAGAGCTAGAGCCTTGCTGGCTGCTGGCGACGACGACAAATAGGTTTGCCGTGCACAAGTTAAACAAACGGGGTTCGTTCACAGAATCACAGGTCACGAGTCATGACCATCCTGTGTGAGTGAGCGAGTGAGACCATATGACCCGTGCTGCCTACCTCATCTAACCCATATCCACCTAGCTATGTGCATTGCACGAACTGGAAAATCTGTCGCGTACCACGCTACGCAAAGCATGCATGCGTTACCCTATTCCTTGCTATATATTGTAGCCTACGGTACCCGGCCTATATCTCTATAGGATGCAGCTGCTACTGCTACTTCACGCTCTCTTGGATTTGGCGAGAATGAACTGATGACAGGTGCCTTTCCATGTGTTGGTTTGAGAGACTGGCAGGTAGCAGAGCTGTGCTTGTACCCTGCATGGATGGGATCATCACTGACTGTGGCCCTCCGTCCCTGCTGTTGTGATTATATTGGTTAATGATCAATTAGCCAGTTAATCACGTCATTAGCAGTTACTAATACTTTTGTCTCCCAGTACATTTTACTTTAACACGTTATCATGCACGTTCGCTCGGACACCACTGTGTTCGGCCAAAGATTCACAGAAGAAAGAAGCGGCAAGCAAGAACAGTTTCTGTTCCTCGAGACCTCGAATTCCCATCGGCGACAAGCCTGGTTCTCCTGCTTGTTGCCGGCAGTCTGCAAAGACGGCGGAATTCTCTTCGACTTCTTCATCACCAGCGAGCAACACTGGAAGTTTGCCTGGTGCATCGCCTGCATCCATTGCGGGACGAATGCTCAAACAAGAACTGAAGCAGTTGGAGAAGAATAATAGAGGTATCCGACCTCGCAAATAAGAACAACGAACGGAATGCCAAAATGGTATGCGTTTACTGCATTGTTACCTTCCATGGCATCGTTGTTTACTCTCCTCTCTGGTCTGCATCATCATTGCTCGCCCGTGCACGCTGCTCTGGCCGCAATGGCGCTCGCCTGCATCCCTGCGTTGTGGAACGGCTGCACCGGCGCTCGCGACCCACCGCTGCTAACGATGGTTTCCCCCGCACGGCAGTTCTCCGCCCCGCGATACCACTCGACCCTGCCTCCTTGGCCTCTCCTCATGGAGGAGCCGAGTCGAGGCGTCGGCGACCGACGTCCACACCTGGGACGGCAGCGGGCGGTCCCATCCGGGCCATCCAAATTCCAACAACGGGGATGGAGCACGCTCGCTCGCTCCAGATATGCAGAGGCGGACGCTCGCAcccaggacggcggcggcagctccggccCACGCACGGGACGCCGGTGGTGGTTGGCGGTTCCCGCCCGCATCCGCGACGGCGACCCcaaggcgcggcggcggtgtttGCTCGCTGACCCAGGAGGCGTGCGTCGTCCGGGTCTGGTGGGTCATCAGGCGATCGATGATCCAGTCCTTGGTCTTGGCGTGCATGCCCCTGCGTTCGTTCGTGGGAGGCACCTTCCCCGCGCCTTTCCCTGCAGCCTCGTTCGGCCCAGCCACgtgctcacaa containing:
- the LOC101769840 gene encoding probable BOI-related E3 ubiquitin-protein ligase 3: MAVEAQFAGLAGCLPPYGGGGGLADEQMRALLSAAAGNNAYQYNCAAGVVSAAQSELTCNGGGVALPSRKRGREDEFEQYVTSWSAALLPIPGMQEAVVAQRSPSPAATANRMVDSATASTSGRPATVSVADALVAELCQQGAEVDALVRAECDRLRAGLEQAHKRQRQALVRGAAAGAARLLRAKEAELDAARRRAAELEERLRQAAAESQAWCGVARSNEAVASGLRAALDTLLLRGGGAGAPAIQPAEEGFGDSDPCIAAAADDAESRFFVEAEDGAGACAATSSPAAASRWACRACGGGEVSVLLLPCRHLCLCKACEPRADACPVCLAAKNGAIHVAAN